The Persephonella atlantica genome includes a window with the following:
- the galU gene encoding UTP--glucose-1-phosphate uridylyltransferase GalU, with protein sequence MKEVRKAVIPVAGFGTRFLPATKATPKEMMPIVDKPIIQYIVEEAVASGIDTVIFVTGRHKRAIEDHFDYAPELEYALTKSGKEEYVNVIREISDMADFVYIRQKEQLGLGHAILMAEHIIGDEPFAVLLGDELIINNENPGIKQLIDVYTKFGKSVLGTTEVPKEETYKYGIVEGTFIEDNIRLVNYLVEKPEPEEAPSTSAIIGRYILTPNIFDALKKTPFGKGGELQLTDALMTLRKEEVIYSKDIEGKRHDTGNKLGYIKAIIDFALEREDTKDFVKQLIISKAKELEE encoded by the coding sequence ATGAAAGAAGTAAGAAAGGCTGTTATTCCAGTAGCAGGATTTGGAACAAGATTTCTGCCAGCAACAAAAGCAACTCCAAAAGAGATGATGCCCATAGTTGACAAACCTATCATCCAGTACATAGTGGAAGAAGCTGTTGCATCAGGAATTGATACTGTCATATTTGTTACAGGAAGGCACAAAAGGGCTATTGAGGACCACTTTGATTATGCTCCTGAGCTTGAGTATGCCCTCACGAAAAGCGGAAAGGAAGAATACGTGAACGTTATCAGGGAAATCTCTGACATGGCAGACTTTGTTTACATAAGACAGAAAGAGCAGCTTGGTCTTGGGCACGCCATCTTGATGGCAGAGCACATAATAGGAGATGAACCATTTGCCGTTTTACTGGGAGATGAGCTGATAATAAACAATGAAAACCCCGGAATAAAACAGCTGATAGACGTTTATACAAAGTTTGGGAAATCTGTCCTTGGAACAACAGAAGTCCCAAAAGAGGAAACATACAAATACGGCATTGTTGAAGGAACATTTATAGAAGACAACATCAGACTCGTTAACTACCTTGTAGAAAAACCTGAACCTGAAGAGGCACCATCAACCTCTGCAATCATAGGCAGATACATACTTACACCAAATATATTTGATGCTCTAAAAAAGACACCTTTTGGAAAAGGAGGAGAGCTCCAGCTCACAGATGCCCTGATGACCCTCAGGAAAGAGGAAGTGATATACTCAAAAGACATTGAAGGAAAAAGACACGACACAGGAAACAAATTAGGATACATAAAAGCCATCATAGATTTTGCATTAGAAAGAGAAGATACTAAGGATTTTGTGAAACAGCTTATTATCAGTAAGGCAAAAGAGCTTGAAGAGTAG
- a CDS encoding sulfite exporter TauE/SafE family protein, which produces MELLVLGLTLGLVIGITGIGGGMLTTPALTLLMGVPIASAVGTSLLFSAITKIFASAIYIYRGLVCVRLSTLLALGSIPGSLFGSFSFHYFFKINAELASKVVSVFVLVMIVSSCCFSYYRMFTKNEKIVNFDIRSKPLWIPVIGFIVGFDIGFTSIGAGVIVASILLALCPMNPSRIIGTDIVHGFILSLFAGGIHFSMGGVDTDILIGLLYGGIFGVILGSLISPYLPQKPFRFALNSAVLVFAFMFAFKVFGV; this is translated from the coding sequence ATGGAGCTTTTAGTTCTTGGTCTTACGCTGGGACTGGTTATAGGTATTACGGGGATTGGAGGGGGAATGCTGACGACACCTGCCCTTACTCTGCTCATGGGGGTTCCCATTGCTTCTGCAGTGGGAACAAGCCTCCTTTTTTCTGCCATAACAAAGATATTTGCATCTGCTATATACATATACAGAGGGCTTGTCTGTGTTAGACTGTCAACACTTTTAGCCCTTGGAAGTATTCCCGGTTCACTTTTTGGCAGTTTTTCCTTCCACTACTTTTTTAAGATTAATGCAGAGCTTGCATCAAAGGTTGTGTCTGTTTTTGTCCTTGTTATGATAGTGTCCTCCTGCTGTTTCTCTTACTACAGAATGTTTACTAAAAACGAGAAAATTGTAAACTTTGACATCAGAAGTAAACCTTTATGGATACCTGTTATCGGTTTTATAGTTGGGTTTGATATAGGTTTTACCTCTATTGGAGCAGGTGTTATTGTTGCTTCTATACTGCTTGCTCTATGTCCTATGAATCCGTCACGGATAATAGGAACAGACATTGTTCACGGTTTTATTCTCAGTCTGTTTGCAGGAGGTATACACTTTTCTATGGGGGGAGTTGACACAGATATTCTTATAGGTCTTCTGTATGGAGGAATATTCGGCGTAATATTAGGTTCGCTGATTTCTCCATATCTTCCCCAGAAACCCTTCAGGTTTGCCCTTAACTCTGCTGTTTTAGTTTTTGCTTTTATGTTTGCCTTTAAGGTATTCGGTGTATAG
- the sat gene encoding sulfate adenylyltransferase, whose translation MIQPHGGKLISRLASEEEKNFYLSQSLKKIFIEKDEALDAEKIAIGSFSPLEGFMTEKELLSVCREMLLPDGNVWSIPIILQVNDISHIKNEEKILLVDKTDNRPIAVLQVEDIYRLNKKEIANTVFGTLDENHPGVRRLYQKGDYAVGGKIILLNRPDFPNKEYELDPAETREIFRERGWKTVVAFQTRNAPHRAHEYLHRLGMEIGDGLFIHPIIGLKKEGDFDSRTIIEAYQVLINSYYPHSKVLLAGLSTSMRYAGPREAVFHAIVRKNYGATHFLVGRDHAGVGDYYDPFAAHRIFEEIPDIGIQIVKFYNVFYCSKCEGIVSENTCSHPEQFITKISMTKIRNMLSEGKKPPKEMLREEVSQFLIENFYLITEDYR comes from the coding sequence ATGATACAGCCACACGGTGGAAAACTGATAAGCAGATTAGCATCAGAAGAAGAGAAAAATTTTTATCTTTCACAAAGTCTAAAAAAAATTTTTATTGAAAAAGATGAAGCATTAGACGCAGAAAAGATAGCAATAGGCAGTTTCTCCCCACTTGAAGGGTTTATGACAGAAAAAGAGCTCCTATCAGTCTGCAGAGAGATGCTGCTGCCTGACGGCAATGTATGGTCTATTCCTATAATCCTTCAGGTAAACGATATTTCCCACATAAAAAATGAGGAAAAGATTCTTCTTGTTGATAAAACAGATAACAGACCGATAGCCGTTTTACAGGTAGAAGATATATACAGACTAAATAAAAAAGAGATTGCAAATACTGTTTTTGGAACGTTGGACGAAAATCACCCGGGGGTAAGAAGACTGTACCAGAAAGGGGACTACGCAGTAGGAGGAAAGATAATCCTACTCAACAGACCTGATTTTCCTAACAAGGAGTATGAGCTTGACCCAGCAGAAACAAGGGAGATTTTCAGAGAAAGGGGCTGGAAAACAGTTGTGGCGTTCCAGACAAGAAATGCACCCCACAGGGCTCACGAATACCTCCACAGACTGGGAATGGAGATAGGAGATGGTCTTTTTATACATCCTATTATAGGTCTGAAGAAAGAAGGAGACTTTGACAGCAGAACAATTATTGAGGCATATCAGGTTCTGATAAACAGTTATTATCCCCACAGCAAGGTGCTCCTTGCAGGACTTTCAACATCTATGAGATATGCAGGTCCCCGGGAAGCAGTATTTCATGCAATAGTCAGAAAAAATTATGGGGCAACCCATTTTTTAGTAGGTAGAGACCACGCAGGTGTTGGAGATTACTACGATCCATTTGCAGCCCACAGGATATTTGAGGAGATACCAGATATAGGCATTCAGATTGTAAAGTTTTACAACGTTTTTTACTGCAGCAAATGTGAGGGTATTGTATCAGAGAACACCTGTTCCCATCCAGAGCAGTTTATAACAAAAATCAGCATGACAAAGATAAGAAATATGCTCTCAGAAGGAAAAAAGCCACCAAAGGAGATGCTCAGAGAAGAAGTTTCACAGTTTTTGATTGAAAACTTTTATCTTATAACGGAGGATTACAGATGA
- the rsmA gene encoding 16S rRNA (adenine(1518)-N(6)/adenine(1519)-N(6))-dimethyltransferase RsmA yields the protein MKSRKFKTKKKFGQHILISEGVIKNIADQIHITPEDIIVEIGVGTGQLTEELLKRNPKILYGIEIDPETYPIIEEKFASYQNFILIKKDFFEVNLRQLSEGEKIKIVGNLPYNVASLILVNMPFYLKIINLCVFMLQKEVAEKLTAKPETKSYTFLTVFLNTYFEIHYLMSVPARFFRPPPKVTSAVVKMIPKKDVPQFDVKGYKNFVSKLFHERRKMLRSKIDEKLLEKAGIEPEKRVEQLQISDFINLYTEYLKGKHKSKN from the coding sequence TTGAAGAGTAGAAAATTTAAAACCAAAAAAAAATTTGGTCAGCACATTCTTATATCAGAAGGTGTTATAAAAAATATAGCCGACCAGATTCATATAACCCCTGAGGACATCATTGTTGAGATAGGCGTAGGAACAGGACAGCTGACTGAGGAACTGCTGAAAAGAAATCCAAAAATCCTTTACGGAATAGAGATAGACCCAGAAACATATCCTATAATAGAAGAAAAATTTGCCAGCTATCAGAATTTTATTCTGATAAAGAAAGACTTCTTTGAAGTAAATCTACGCCAGCTTTCAGAAGGAGAAAAGATAAAAATTGTTGGAAATCTACCTTACAATGTTGCCTCACTTATACTGGTAAACATGCCTTTTTATCTAAAAATTATAAATCTGTGTGTATTTATGCTTCAAAAAGAAGTAGCTGAAAAACTGACAGCAAAACCGGAAACAAAGTCTTACACATTTCTGACAGTATTTTTGAATACATACTTTGAGATCCACTACCTGATGAGCGTTCCTGCAAGATTTTTCAGACCGCCTCCAAAGGTAACTTCTGCAGTTGTGAAAATGATACCTAAAAAAGATGTTCCCCAATTTGACGTAAAAGGCTATAAAAACTTCGTGTCTAAACTGTTCCATGAAAGGAGAAAGATGCTACGCTCTAAGATTGACGAAAAACTGCTTGAAAAAGCAGGAATTGAGCCGGAAAAAAGGGTAGAGCAGCTTCAGATATCAGACTTTATTAATCTATACACCGAATACCTTAAAGGCAAACATAAAAGCAAAAACTAA
- a CDS encoding phosphoadenylyl-sulfate reductase, whose translation MFTKEFVKERSDYFENLPAQELLKWVYENFSNVGFTSSFSADDVSIIHMIKGIKPDALIIFIDTDYHFLETYQLVERIKREWNINLKVIKPQITVEQQINLYGEKLYEKDPDKCCQIRKVEPLKRVLEELDVWITGMRRDQSPTRANIGKVEIHKLPSGREILKVNPIADWKRKDVWNYVYQHNLPYNPLYDRNYLSIGCAPCTRPVEEGEDERAGRWAGKGKLECGLHTFTEKE comes from the coding sequence ATGTTCACAAAAGAGTTTGTTAAAGAAAGGAGTGATTACTTTGAGAATCTACCTGCACAGGAACTTTTGAAGTGGGTTTATGAAAACTTCAGTAATGTTGGTTTTACATCGTCTTTTAGTGCAGATGATGTATCTATCATACATATGATAAAGGGTATAAAGCCAGATGCACTTATTATCTTTATAGATACAGATTATCACTTTCTGGAGACATACCAGCTTGTTGAAAGGATTAAGAGAGAGTGGAATATAAATCTAAAAGTGATAAAACCGCAGATAACAGTTGAACAGCAGATAAATCTTTATGGGGAAAAGCTGTACGAGAAAGATCCGGATAAATGCTGTCAGATAAGGAAGGTTGAACCTTTAAAAAGGGTATTGGAGGAGTTAGATGTATGGATAACAGGCATGAGGAGAGACCAGTCTCCCACAAGGGCAAACATTGGGAAGGTGGAGATACATAAGCTACCTTCAGGAAGAGAGATACTGAAGGTCAATCCTATTGCCGACTGGAAGAGAAAAGATGTATGGAATTACGTTTACCAGCACAACCTTCCATACAATCCGCTGTACGATAGGAATTATCTCAGTATAGGCTGTGCCCCCTGTACCAGACCTGTTGAAGAAGGGGAAGACGAAAGGGCTGGCAGGTGGGCTGGCAAAGGAAAGTTAGAGTGTGGACTTCACACATTTACAGAGAAAGAGTAG
- a CDS encoding sulfurtransferase TusA family protein — protein MIKNGLYRDYLKDIQEFNRLYAEYLKGEAFESDFKNFRLTNGIYGQRQKDFHMVRIKIPAGVLTSAQIYTIADIGDRYSNGVAHITTRQDIQFHWIKLEDVPEIIKTVNEAGLTTKDACGNTLRNITASYLSGVCPEEVIEVERIAVKLTEMLIGKYENLPRKFKIGFSCCEKHSFLIPFNDVGFIPVLRNNKVGFKVYIGGGLGDRPKYAFEYTEFLPIEQLLLFVQSVMDVFDQYGDRKNRRHNRLKFLIEKLGKEKFLSLLEEQINKNSKDFTPFQCDAPIYQPSQTVTDLPVSSDHHQSLWLKTNVVPQKQENLFTAVVKLKLGNITTGKLRSIGDIAEKFSLTVKTTPDQNIALLNIHRDILEEVYSNLKEVSLADFGASTYLDITACPGSETCSLGITSSRDLARAIQERLPSDSNSVEKLKNVTIKVSGCPNSCAHHHVASIGLHGIAMKVDDRLIPAYVIHLGGNGSLTKQKIGYTGIKIPVKNVPDAVIYLLETYIKESRENESFEDFVERTGIQELNRRLERFKEFYKKEPYTHDWGSDKEFSLEDIGKGECAGIIADRVEEALKEGERLLKQAETHINKGYIEDSIPHIEKAVDVISEGLLIPFGIKASGKDAREKFIEEIIGRNLVDRKFVSLLSGNISSIAEMLESSKQFYQQSKRAYLKLRKQTEERKEKKEEKVRKEVLDLRGVECPFNYVKAKYKLREMDTGSILVIIIDGEESIRSVPQSLRDDGHEIIDIQEEDGNYVVIVRKR, from the coding sequence ATGATTAAGAATGGTTTATACAGGGATTATCTGAAGGATATACAGGAGTTCAACAGACTCTATGCAGAATACCTGAAAGGGGAAGCCTTTGAAAGTGATTTTAAGAACTTCCGTCTCACAAACGGCATATATGGACAGAGACAGAAAGATTTTCATATGGTAAGGATAAAGATACCTGCAGGAGTTTTGACCTCTGCCCAGATATACACAATAGCAGATATTGGAGACAGATACTCTAATGGGGTGGCACACATCACAACAAGACAGGACATTCAGTTCCACTGGATAAAATTGGAGGATGTCCCTGAGATTATAAAAACTGTTAACGAAGCAGGTCTGACCACAAAAGATGCCTGCGGAAACACACTGAGAAATATAACAGCAAGCTATCTGTCAGGGGTTTGTCCTGAGGAGGTTATTGAAGTAGAAAGGATTGCAGTAAAACTGACAGAGATGCTGATAGGAAAGTACGAAAACCTCCCCCGCAAATTCAAGATTGGTTTCTCATGCTGTGAAAAACATAGTTTTCTGATTCCATTTAATGATGTAGGTTTTATCCCTGTGCTAAGGAATAATAAAGTAGGATTTAAGGTTTATATAGGGGGAGGATTAGGAGACAGACCAAAGTATGCCTTTGAATATACTGAGTTTCTTCCTATAGAGCAGCTTCTTCTTTTTGTTCAATCTGTGATGGATGTTTTTGACCAGTATGGAGACAGAAAGAACAGAAGACACAACAGACTGAAGTTTCTTATTGAAAAGTTAGGAAAGGAGAAATTCCTTTCTCTGCTGGAAGAGCAGATAAATAAAAACAGCAAAGATTTTACGCCGTTCCAGTGTGATGCTCCTATCTACCAGCCTTCCCAGACAGTTACAGACCTTCCTGTATCCTCAGACCATCATCAAAGTCTGTGGCTTAAGACAAACGTTGTGCCTCAGAAACAGGAAAATCTTTTTACTGCCGTTGTTAAACTAAAGTTAGGAAATATAACGACAGGTAAGCTGAGAAGTATAGGTGACATTGCAGAAAAGTTCTCCCTTACAGTAAAGACAACACCTGACCAGAACATTGCTCTGCTGAACATTCACAGAGACATTTTAGAGGAAGTTTACAGTAATCTAAAAGAGGTATCCCTTGCAGATTTTGGAGCTTCAACATACTTAGATATCACAGCCTGCCCCGGTTCAGAAACCTGCAGCCTTGGGATAACTTCATCAAGAGACCTTGCAAGGGCAATACAGGAAAGACTTCCTTCAGACAGTAACTCAGTAGAAAAACTGAAAAACGTAACAATAAAGGTAAGCGGATGTCCAAATTCATGCGCCCATCATCACGTTGCATCAATAGGTCTGCACGGGATAGCAATGAAAGTTGATGACAGGCTTATACCTGCCTATGTTATACACTTGGGAGGAAACGGCAGTCTCACAAAGCAAAAAATAGGATATACAGGCATTAAAATACCAGTCAAAAATGTTCCAGACGCAGTTATCTATCTCCTTGAAACATACATAAAGGAAAGCAGAGAGAATGAAAGCTTTGAAGATTTTGTTGAAAGAACAGGTATTCAGGAGCTAAACAGAAGACTTGAAAGATTTAAAGAGTTTTACAAAAAAGAGCCTTATACTCACGACTGGGGTTCAGACAAAGAGTTCTCATTAGAAGACATAGGAAAAGGAGAGTGTGCAGGAATTATCGCAGATAGAGTAGAAGAAGCATTAAAAGAAGGTGAAAGACTATTAAAACAGGCAGAAACACACATAAATAAAGGATACATAGAAGACAGTATTCCCCATATTGAAAAGGCTGTTGATGTTATATCAGAAGGACTTCTTATACCATTTGGCATTAAAGCATCAGGAAAAGATGCAAGGGAAAAATTTATAGAAGAGATTATAGGAAGAAACCTTGTAGATAGAAAGTTTGTATCCCTCCTTTCAGGCAATATATCCAGCATAGCTGAGATGCTTGAAAGCTCAAAACAGTTTTACCAGCAGTCAAAAAGAGCATACCTAAAACTGAGAAAACAGACAGAAGAGAGAAAAGAAAAGAAAGAAGAAAAGGTCAGAAAAGAGGTTCTTGACCTTAGAGGTGTAGAATGTCCATTTAACTATGTAAAAGCAAAGTACAAACTGAGAGAGATGGATACAGGCTCTATCCTGGTTATCATAATAGATGGTGAAGAGTCTATAAGGAGCGTTCCCCAGAGTTTAAGGGATGATGGACACGAAATAATTGATATTCAGGAGGAGGATGGAAATTATGTGGTAATTGTAAGAAAAAGATAG